From a region of the Gottschalkia purinilytica genome:
- a CDS encoding SEC-C metal-binding domain-containing protein: protein MKIYKEWSDIAYKEMTKEESDKFWTAYLEKEKNVYEKILAKKDNVITGTVSELAKKYDMDLTSFAGFIDGINTSLIKEVNLEELEEESNITLDIDFEKLYYNMLDAKAPWLYELPEWEEILSAERRKEITKEYRRSKIVTVKKIGRNEPCPCGSGKKYKKCCGK from the coding sequence ATGAAAATATATAAAGAATGGTCTGATATAGCATATAAAGAAATGACCAAAGAAGAATCAGATAAATTTTGGACAGCTTATTTAGAAAAAGAAAAAAATGTATATGAAAAAATATTAGCTAAAAAAGATAATGTCATTACAGGAACGGTTAGTGAATTAGCTAAAAAATATGATATGGATTTAACTAGTTTTGCAGGATTCATAGATGGTATAAATACAAGTTTAATTAAAGAAGTAAATCTTGAAGAATTAGAAGAAGAAAGTAACATAACTTTAGATATTGATTTTGAAAAATTATACTATAATATGTTAGATGCTAAAGCCCCTTGGTTATATGAATTACCAGAATGGGAAGAAATACTTAGTGCAGAAAGAAGAAAAGAAATAACTAAAGAATATAGAAGATCAAAAATTGTTACTGTTAAAAAGATTGGTAGAAATGAGCCATGTCCATGTGGAAGTGGTAAGAAATATAAAAAATGCTGTGGCAAATAA
- a CDS encoding AAA family ATPase has translation MDLFTLSAERSLEKSSPLADRIRPTSLEEYIGQSHIIGKDKLLYRAIKADKISSIILYGPPGTGKTTLAKVIANTTKLHFDQLNAVTSGIKEIREVVDRAKERIGMYNQKTILFVDEIHRFNKSQQDALLPYVENGTIILIGATTENPYFEVNKALISRSMIFKLEALSDKEIEIAILRALKDKDKGLGEFNIEMERDALEHLINISNGDARIALNGLELGVLTTLPDENGVIKITLDIIQECVQQRAIKYEKNGDEHYDTISAFIKSMRGSDPDATLYWLAKMIYAGEDPKYIARRIIICASEDVGNADPQALNVAVSAFEAVNIIGMPEGRIPLAQAAVYIACAPKSNSSYIGIDKALEDVKNKKMGSVPLHLRGSNYCGASNLGNGKGYLYPHNYKGGYIEQQYLPDNIVGTTYYDPTENGYEKIIKEYLNKLNKA, from the coding sequence ATGGATTTATTTACTCTTAGTGCAGAAAGAAGCTTGGAAAAATCTTCACCATTAGCAGACAGAATTAGACCAACTTCATTAGAAGAATATATAGGACAAAGTCATATTATTGGAAAAGATAAGCTTTTATATAGAGCTATAAAGGCTGATAAAATAAGTTCAATTATTTTATATGGGCCTCCTGGAACTGGTAAAACAACTTTAGCAAAAGTAATTGCAAATACTACTAAGTTGCACTTCGATCAACTAAATGCAGTTACTTCTGGAATAAAGGAAATTAGGGAAGTCGTTGATAGAGCTAAAGAAAGAATAGGTATGTATAATCAAAAAACTATATTATTTGTAGATGAAATACATAGATTTAATAAAAGTCAACAGGATGCATTACTTCCATATGTTGAAAATGGAACTATAATCTTAATAGGAGCTACTACTGAAAATCCATATTTTGAAGTTAATAAAGCTCTTATTTCAAGATCTATGATTTTTAAATTAGAAGCTCTTAGCGATAAAGAGATTGAGATAGCTATACTAAGAGCTTTGAAAGATAAAGACAAAGGTCTAGGTGAATTTAACATAGAAATGGAAAGAGATGCTTTAGAACATTTAATTAATATCTCTAATGGTGATGCTAGGATAGCTTTAAATGGATTGGAATTAGGAGTTTTAACTACACTACCTGATGAAAATGGAGTTATAAAGATAACTTTAGATATAATACAAGAATGTGTTCAACAAAGAGCAATTAAGTATGAAAAAAATGGAGATGAACATTATGATACTATATCAGCCTTCATAAAAAGTATGAGAGGATCAGATCCAGATGCTACTCTTTATTGGCTTGCAAAGATGATTTATGCGGGAGAAGATCCTAAATATATAGCAAGGCGAATAATAATATGTGCATCTGAAGATGTTGGTAATGCAGATCCTCAAGCATTAAATGTAGCAGTTTCTGCTTTTGAAGCTGTTAATATAATTGGAATGCCTGAAGGAAGAATTCCTTTAGCCCAAGCAGCGGTATATATAGCATGTGCTCCAAAAAGCAACTCAAGTTATATAGGAATAGATAAAGCATTAGAAGATGTAAAAAATAAAAAGATGGGAAGTGTTCCATTACATTTAAGAGGAAGTAATTACTGTGGAGCTTCTAACTTAGGAAATGGAAAGGGATACTTATATCCTCATAATTATAAGGGTGGGTATATAGAACAACAGTATTTACCAGATAATATTGTTGGAACTACGTATTATGATCCAACAGAAAATGGATATGAGAAGATCATAAAGGAATATCTTAATAAATTAAATAAAGCTTAA
- a CDS encoding S-layer homology domain-containing protein: MSKRLISSKLIFIIMFTYLCLIINIGFKDNISVASSDEKLSMTYLYGGNSASYISNIERTNGSLNMVSPNYFNLNSDGSLKLTGVDTYFIKTMHNKGIKVMPFISNHWDRTLGRAALNNRDVLSNQIVQAIKEYDLDGINIDIENLTEEDRDAHTDLVRIIRNKLPRDKEISVAVGSNPRGFTTGWHGSYDYKNLAYHSNYLIIMTYDEGYEGAPPSPVSSYSFVENSIKYALNNGVSSNKIVVTLPFYGRYWNSSESRGGYAVALETVDKLIKKYNASVIYDENKKSPVAKFSITPQSPEAIVGGKKLSIGDYILWFENNDSLKAKLSLVSKYNLKGAGSWRLGQENPDIWNYYKVWLNNSYFKDIIGHWANKEIVYVIERNWMNGISSTQFLPDSSLTRAQAATILVRAKGLENYVVRNQVQFKDVSKTHWAYNYIQIARENGLVSGFENNTFAPDMPVTREQVASMISRITKYKSSYIKNPFVDVNSKMWSYDAIMNMTELGVLKGFEGGYFKPYEKTTRAQIAAIMYRLSKDLNQI; the protein is encoded by the coding sequence ATGAGTAAACGATTGATAAGTTCGAAGTTAATATTTATTATTATGTTTACATACTTATGTCTTATTATCAATATAGGATTTAAAGATAATATAAGTGTAGCATCAAGCGATGAAAAACTTAGTATGACGTATCTATATGGTGGTAATTCTGCTTCTTACATATCAAATATAGAACGTACTAATGGTTCTTTAAATATGGTTTCTCCAAATTACTTTAATCTCAATAGCGATGGATCTTTAAAACTTACTGGAGTGGATACATATTTTATAAAAACAATGCATAACAAAGGAATAAAAGTTATGCCTTTTATAAGTAATCACTGGGATAGAACGCTTGGAAGAGCAGCTTTAAATAATAGAGATGTTTTATCGAATCAAATAGTACAAGCTATAAAGGAATATGATTTAGATGGTATAAACATAGATATAGAAAATCTAACGGAAGAAGATAGAGACGCTCATACAGACTTAGTAAGAATAATAAGAAATAAGCTTCCTAGGGATAAAGAAATATCAGTTGCTGTTGGATCTAATCCAAGAGGATTTACTACAGGATGGCATGGATCATATGATTATAAAAATTTAGCTTATCATTCAAATTATTTAATAATAATGACTTATGATGAAGGATATGAAGGTGCACCTCCTAGTCCTGTTTCTAGTTATTCTTTTGTTGAGAATTCAATTAAGTATGCTTTAAATAATGGTGTATCATCTAATAAGATTGTAGTAACATTGCCGTTTTATGGAAGATATTGGAACAGCTCAGAGTCAAGAGGTGGATATGCTGTTGCTTTAGAAACTGTAGATAAACTTATAAAAAAATATAATGCGAGTGTTATATATGATGAAAATAAGAAGTCACCTGTTGCTAAATTTAGTATAACACCTCAAAGTCCAGAGGCTATTGTTGGTGGTAAAAAGCTTTCAATTGGAGACTATATACTTTGGTTTGAAAATAATGATTCTTTAAAAGCAAAGCTAAGTTTAGTAAGTAAATATAACTTAAAAGGAGCAGGTAGTTGGAGATTAGGTCAAGAGAATCCTGATATATGGAATTACTATAAGGTATGGTTAAATAATAGTTATTTTAAAGATATAATAGGACATTGGGCAAATAAAGAGATTGTATATGTTATAGAAAGAAATTGGATGAATGGAATTTCTTCGACGCAATTTTTACCTGATAGTAGTTTAACCAGAGCTCAAGCAGCTACTATTTTAGTTAGAGCAAAAGGTTTAGAAAATTATGTAGTTAGAAATCAAGTTCAATTCAAAGATGTGTCTAAAACCCATTGGGCTTATAATTATATACAAATAGCAAGAGAAAATGGACTTGTAAGTGGATTTGAAAACAATACGTTTGCTCCTGACATGCCTGTAACTAGAGAACAAGTAGCAAGTATGATTAGTAGAATAACAAAATATAAAAGTAGTTATATTAAAAATCCTTTTGTAGATGTAAATAGTAAAATGTGGTCATATGATGCTATAATGAATATGACTGAATTAGGAGTATTAAAAGGTTTTGAAGGAGGATACTTTAAGCCTTATGAAAAAACTACAAGAGCTCAAATAGCTGCAATAATGTATAGATTATCTAAAGATTTAAATCAAATATAA
- a CDS encoding DUF4870 domain-containing protein produces the protein MLTTEQKLLCALCHLGGFIALPIIAPLVVLLVSNDFFVKQQAKEALAFHIGIFVGFAISLILSIILIGIPMMLILSALAVILPIVAVVRVVDGIDYSYPITGRFVR, from the coding sequence ATGCTAACTACAGAACAAAAACTATTATGTGCTTTGTGTCATTTAGGAGGTTTTATAGCGTTGCCTATAATAGCGCCATTAGTGGTACTATTAGTTTCTAATGATTTTTTCGTAAAACAACAAGCAAAAGAAGCATTGGCTTTTCATATAGGAATATTTGTGGGGTTTGCAATAAGCTTAATACTAAGTATAATCTTGATTGGAATTCCTATGATGCTGATATTATCAGCTTTAGCAGTTATACTACCAATAGTAGCAGTGGTAAGGGTAGTAGATGGTATAGATTATTCATATCCTATTACAGGAAGATTTGTGAGATAA
- the pnpS gene encoding two-component system histidine kinase PnpS, giving the protein MQKRIFLTFVILLIIGVSITGILSFSLFKITVPELESIPNMEIMLIKYQAISILSGLTVSLLLGFRYIKKVTDPIKQLTSITKKISTGNYRQRIHSRTDDELDELSENFNTMSIKLENTIDELQESNTKMKAILTSMLNGVIALDNSKQIILVNPAAEEMFGVQEKEVRGKHILESIRNDDLSKIVRTLVNESKTLESEIEIFNPEYKVLSFHSNLIRLNNDPTRILGMVIILQDVTKIRKLENMRKEFVANVSHELKTPLTSIKGFVETLKEGAAENSAIRDKFLGIIDIEASRLTSLIQDLLTLSEIENENNLVSQEDIDINKSIDRTLKLLNEIANQKNIILENKIQEDIPHIKGNRSWFKQMIINLVDNGIKYTPDGGKVKIEAYNDDVNVYIKVSDTGIGIEEEHLSRLFERFYTVDKARSKQVGGTGLGLAIVKHIVLSFKGNIDVESKIGKGTKFIVSIPIDKSVDIN; this is encoded by the coding sequence ATGCAAAAAAGAATTTTTTTAACGTTTGTTATACTTCTGATAATAGGAGTATCTATAACTGGAATATTATCTTTTAGTTTATTTAAAATTACCGTTCCCGAGTTAGAAAGTATTCCAAATATGGAAATTATGTTGATAAAATATCAGGCAATTTCTATACTTTCTGGACTTACGGTTTCTTTATTACTCGGATTTAGGTATATAAAAAAAGTTACAGATCCGATAAAACAGCTTACATCAATTACTAAGAAAATTTCTACAGGAAACTATAGACAAAGAATTCATTCAAGAACTGATGATGAGCTAGATGAGCTTTCAGAAAACTTTAATACTATGAGTATAAAGCTTGAAAACACCATAGATGAGTTACAAGAGAGTAATACTAAGATGAAGGCTATATTAACAAGTATGCTAAATGGAGTAATAGCTCTTGATAATTCTAAACAAATAATACTAGTTAACCCTGCAGCAGAAGAGATGTTTGGAGTGCAAGAGAAGGAAGTCAGAGGAAAACATATATTAGAATCTATAAGAAACGATGATTTGAGTAAAATAGTTAGAACTTTGGTAAATGAAAGCAAGACATTAGAAAGTGAGATAGAAATATTTAATCCAGAATATAAGGTACTTAGCTTTCATTCAAATCTTATAAGATTAAATAACGATCCTACTAGAATTTTAGGAATGGTAATAATACTTCAGGATGTAACTAAAATAAGAAAACTTGAAAATATGAGAAAAGAATTTGTAGCTAATGTTTCTCATGAGTTAAAAACACCACTTACTTCTATAAAAGGATTTGTAGAAACTTTAAAAGAAGGTGCTGCTGAGAATTCAGCAATAAGAGATAAATTTCTAGGAATAATAGATATAGAGGCTAGTAGACTAACTTCTCTTATACAAGATTTACTAACACTTTCTGAGATAGAAAATGAAAATAATTTAGTTTCACAAGAAGATATTGATATAAATAAATCAATAGATAGAACATTAAAATTACTTAATGAAATAGCTAACCAGAAAAATATAATTTTAGAAAATAAAATACAAGAAGATATTCCACATATAAAAGGTAATAGAAGCTGGTTTAAGCAAATGATTATAAACTTAGTTGACAATGGGATAAAGTATACTCCCGATGGAGGAAAGGTAAAAATAGAGGCTTATAATGATGATGTTAATGTATATATAAAAGTGTCAGATACGGGCATAGGTATTGAAGAAGAACATCTTTCTAGACTATTTGAAAGATTCTATACAGTAGATAAGGCTAGGTCCAAACAAGTAGGAGGTACTGGACTAGGACTTGCTATAGTTAAGCATATAGTACTATCTTTCAAAGGAAACATAGATGTAGAAAGTAAAATTGGTAAAGGAACAAAATTCATTGTTAGTATTCCTATAGATAAAAGCGTAGATATTAATTAA
- a CDS encoding lipid II flippase Amj family protein — protein MSYTLLMAMILTAMIHTVETLAYSVRLSSVKNKQYALCTSLFNIFVLISRTANTFLAPLIGTIVGYSISKKIDPIMDFRLLVFSSTIGTVVGIFFMPTFLRIFEVAVSKLEVYGSVPLLVSQSLSISNIKRIAKKTSLPKKSMIEKLNIKNIPKKLIILNTLITGIYTVGMYSSFYASTLVSSSSRIAASASSGMVNGIATILLTIFVDPKSAIITDQVLRGERSYNDVKSLVTLLIVSKLVGTLLGQILLIPSANIIALIYR, from the coding sequence ATGAGCTATACTTTATTAATGGCTATGATACTTACTGCTATGATTCATACGGTAGAGACATTAGCATATTCAGTAAGACTAAGTTCTGTTAAAAATAAACAATATGCACTATGTACTTCTCTCTTTAATATATTTGTTCTCATTTCAAGAACAGCAAATACTTTTCTAGCTCCTTTAATAGGAACAATAGTTGGATATAGTATAAGTAAAAAAATAGATCCTATTATGGATTTTAGGTTACTTGTATTTTCATCTACTATAGGTACTGTAGTTGGAATTTTTTTTATGCCAACTTTTCTTAGAATATTTGAAGTTGCTGTTTCTAAGCTTGAGGTATATGGATCAGTCCCTTTATTAGTTAGTCAGTCTTTAAGTATTTCCAATATAAAACGTATAGCTAAAAAGACATCTTTACCTAAAAAAAGTATGATTGAGAAACTAAACATTAAAAATATTCCTAAAAAACTAATAATTTTAAATACCTTAATAACAGGAATATATACTGTAGGTATGTATTCATCTTTCTATGCTTCTACTTTAGTATCATCGTCAAGTCGTATAGCAGCATCTGCTTCATCAGGTATGGTAAATGGTATAGCAACTATTTTACTAACGATATTTGTAGATCCAAAATCAGCAATTATAACAGACCAAGTACTTAGAGGAGAAAGAAGTTATAATGATGTAAAATCTCTAGTTACTTTACTTATAGTTTCTAAGCTAGTCGGAACACTTTTAGGACAAATTTTACTAATTCCAAGTGCAAATATTATTGCTTTAATATATAGATAG
- a CDS encoding Na+/H+ antiporter NhaC family protein, whose translation MKKNYGIIILSILLTLFMISAPVFAEGKDIADLNAAKYGLITLLPPLVAIVLAFIFKNVVMSLFLGVLAGTFLLELNNHNIFGALFHGFMSLIDKILGSLADPWNAGIILQCLTIGGLIALVSKMGGAKAVAESLAKKAKTPRSAQIVTWILGILVFFDDYANSLIVGPIMRPVTDKLKISREKLAFVVDGTAAPIAGIALVSTWIGYEISLIRDGYKAIGQTVNPYNIFVSTIPYRFYNILMLLFILFTAILLREFGPMLKAERRARKTGKVLDDNAKPMVSSETTALEPKEGIKLSIWNAIIPIGVLMIGSLLGFYYNGYVSIMAGKDTAIIEILKNSPISFVAIREAFGAADASVVLFQAALLASIVALIMGLKQKLFTFGEAIDIWIEGMKSLVITGVILLLAWSLSGVIKELGTAQFLINILKSSPESVLKSLKFLLPSIIFILGSIISFATGTSYGTMGILMPLAIPLAHSISPDSSYIIISVGAVLTGAIFGDHCCPISDTTILSSMGAACDHIDHTKTQLYYAIAIAIVTVVFGYIPAALGMPVIAVLGMGIMVTFLIVRLIGKPVEVEEEAKNSEK comes from the coding sequence ATGAAAAAAAATTATGGAATAATTATTTTATCTATATTGTTAACGTTATTTATGATATCTGCTCCTGTATTTGCAGAAGGAAAAGATATAGCCGATCTAAATGCAGCAAAATATGGACTAATCACTTTACTCCCACCACTTGTTGCAATTGTACTAGCTTTTATATTTAAAAATGTGGTTATGTCATTGTTTTTAGGAGTTTTAGCAGGGACTTTCTTATTGGAACTAAATAATCATAATATATTTGGAGCATTGTTTCATGGATTCATGTCTCTAATAGATAAAATACTAGGATCGCTTGCAGATCCATGGAATGCAGGAATAATACTTCAGTGTTTAACTATTGGAGGACTTATTGCTTTAGTTTCTAAAATGGGAGGAGCTAAGGCTGTAGCAGAGTCTTTAGCTAAAAAAGCGAAGACTCCTAGAAGTGCACAAATTGTAACTTGGATACTAGGAATCTTAGTTTTCTTTGATGATTATGCTAACTCATTAATAGTTGGACCTATTATGAGACCTGTTACAGATAAGTTGAAAATTTCTAGAGAAAAATTAGCTTTTGTAGTTGATGGTACAGCTGCACCAATAGCAGGTATAGCATTAGTTTCTACGTGGATAGGATATGAGATAAGCTTAATTAGAGATGGATATAAAGCTATAGGACAGACAGTAAATCCATATAATATATTTGTATCTACTATACCTTACAGATTTTATAATATATTAATGCTTTTATTTATACTATTTACTGCTATACTACTAAGAGAGTTTGGCCCTATGCTAAAAGCTGAAAGAAGAGCTAGAAAAACAGGAAAGGTTCTTGATGATAATGCAAAACCAATGGTATCAAGTGAAACGACTGCATTAGAGCCTAAGGAAGGAATAAAGCTAAGCATATGGAATGCTATCATACCAATAGGGGTATTAATGATAGGATCGTTATTAGGATTTTATTATAATGGATATGTTTCTATAATGGCTGGAAAGGATACTGCAATTATAGAAATATTAAAAAATTCTCCAATATCTTTTGTTGCTATAAGAGAAGCTTTTGGAGCAGCTGATGCTAGTGTGGTTTTATTTCAAGCAGCATTACTTGCATCTATAGTTGCTTTGATAATGGGATTAAAACAAAAATTATTTACTTTTGGAGAAGCAATAGATATTTGGATAGAAGGAATGAAATCTTTAGTTATAACAGGAGTAATACTTCTTTTGGCTTGGTCATTAAGTGGGGTAATAAAAGAACTAGGAACAGCTCAATTCTTAATAAATATATTAAAAAGTTCTCCTGAGTCTGTATTAAAATCATTAAAGTTTTTACTACCTTCTATAATATTCATACTAGGATCTATAATTTCATTTGCAACTGGAACTTCATATGGCACTATGGGAATATTAATGCCACTTGCAATACCTCTTGCACATTCAATATCACCTGATAGTTCGTATATTATAATAAGTGTTGGAGCTGTGTTAACAGGAGCTATATTTGGTGATCACTGTTGTCCAATATCAGATACTACAATTTTATCTTCTATGGGAGCTGCATGTGATCATATAGATCATACTAAAACTCAACTTTACTATGCAATAGCAATAGCAATAGTTACAGTAGTATTTGGATATATACCAGCAGCTTTAGGAATGCCAGTAATAGCTGTACTTGGCATGGGAATTATGGTTACTTTCTTAATAGTACGATTAATAGGTAAACCTGTAGAAGTTGAAGAGGAAGCGAAAAATTCAGAAAAATAA
- a CDS encoding M14 family zinc carboxypeptidase gives MRIPSLNSKGTDVKEVQSILKKLNYYESNIDGIFGEKTQEAISKLQQDNNLEINGKLDIKTYSYIRSLLLGYYRYKVKGKNTIENILEKYNTSLDHVISSNPNIDLDNIKNNDEIIIPYDLEIVRTDIDYTYEILERNISSLKTIYPFIEEGVIGNSILGKNIYYLKIGEGPNHVFYNACHHSLEWITSLLLMKFTENICNAYVKNESIRGYDIKDLLSKSSIFIVPMVNPDGVDLVLKGLDPTSKYYGRLIKLNKGNLNFSTTWQSNIRGVDLNHNYNASWKQSKFSEKQNKIYGPGPTRYSGDFPESEPESKALANFTRFNDFKMVLAYHSQGKEIYWNYKNMAPDISKDIGEKFSKVSGYKLSEPEGMASFSGYKDWFISKFKRPGFTIEVGEGTNPLPISQFEEIYNDNEEILLMAPSLTI, from the coding sequence ATGAGAATTCCTAGTCTTAATTCAAAGGGTACAGATGTTAAAGAAGTACAGTCTATATTAAAAAAATTAAATTACTATGAAAGTAACATAGATGGTATATTTGGAGAAAAGACTCAAGAAGCTATAAGCAAGTTACAACAAGATAATAATCTTGAAATTAACGGAAAATTAGATATCAAAACCTATTCATATATAAGAAGCTTACTCTTAGGTTATTATAGATATAAAGTCAAAGGAAAAAATACTATAGAAAATATTTTAGAAAAATACAATACATCCCTTGACCATGTTATATCATCTAATCCAAATATAGATTTAGATAATATAAAGAACAATGATGAAATTATTATTCCATATGACTTAGAAATAGTTAGAACAGATATAGATTATACTTATGAAATACTAGAGCGTAATATATCAAGTTTAAAAACAATATATCCTTTTATAGAAGAAGGTGTAATTGGAAATAGTATATTAGGCAAAAATATTTACTATTTAAAAATTGGAGAAGGCCCTAATCATGTTTTCTATAATGCTTGTCATCACAGTTTAGAATGGATTACATCTTTACTCTTAATGAAATTTACAGAAAATATTTGTAATGCATATGTAAAGAATGAAAGTATTAGAGGATATGATATTAAAGATTTACTAAGCAAGTCATCTATATTTATAGTCCCTATGGTAAATCCAGATGGAGTTGATCTGGTTTTAAAAGGTCTTGATCCTACTAGTAAGTATTATGGACGATTAATAAAACTAAACAAAGGTAATTTGAATTTTTCAACAACTTGGCAATCAAATATTAGAGGAGTAGACTTAAACCATAATTATAATGCTTCATGGAAGCAATCAAAGTTTTCCGAAAAACAGAACAAAATATATGGACCAGGTCCTACACGATATTCAGGGGATTTTCCTGAATCAGAACCTGAGTCTAAAGCTTTAGCCAATTTTACTAGATTCAATGATTTTAAAATGGTCTTAGCATATCATAGTCAGGGAAAAGAGATATATTGGAATTATAAAAATATGGCTCCAGATATTTCTAAAGATATTGGGGAAAAATTTTCTAAAGTCAGTGGATATAAGCTTTCAGAACCTGAAGGTATGGCATCTTTTAGTGGTTATAAAGATTGGTTTATTTCAAAATTTAAAAGGCCTGGATTTACCATAGAGGTCGGAGAAGGTACAAATCCACTCCCTATCTCTCAGTTTGAGGAAATATATAATGATAATGAAGAAATATTGCTTATGGCCCCGTCATTAACTATATAA
- the asnS gene encoding asparagine--tRNA ligase, translated as MKSLLIKEMYRNTEKFINQSVTISGWIRTLRNSKAFGFIEVNDGSFFKNIQVVFDDTLQNFNEISKLPISSSIIVEGKLEATPNAKQPFEIKATKIEVEGLSSTEYPLQKKRHSFEYLRTIAHLRPRSNAFSAVFRVRSLAAYAIHKFFQDRGFVYVHTPIITGSDAEGAGDMFRVTTLDLLNTPKTDDGEIDFSKDFFGKETNLTVSGQLEGEAYALAFRNIYTFGPTFRAENSNTTRHAAEFWMIEPEIAFADLKDDMELAEDMLKYIIRYVMENAPEEMEFFNSFVDKGLIERLENIVNSDFETITYTEAVDILEKVNDKFDYPVEWGLDLQTEHERYLTEEVFKKPVFVTDYPKDIKAFYMRINDDNKTVAAMDLLVPGIGEIIGGSQREERLDVLEARIKEMGMNLEDYWWYLDLRKYGGTKHAGFGLGFERAIMYMTGMSNIRDVIPFPRTVKSAEF; from the coding sequence ATGAAAAGTTTACTAATTAAAGAGATGTATAGAAATACTGAAAAGTTTATTAATCAATCAGTTACTATATCAGGATGGATAAGAACTCTAAGAAACTCTAAAGCTTTTGGATTTATAGAAGTCAATGATGGAAGTTTCTTTAAAAATATTCAAGTTGTATTTGATGATACTTTACAGAATTTCAATGAGATTTCAAAATTGCCAATAAGCTCTTCAATAATTGTAGAGGGAAAACTTGAAGCTACTCCTAATGCTAAACAGCCATTTGAGATTAAAGCAACAAAAATTGAAGTAGAAGGGTTATCAAGTACAGAATATCCTCTTCAAAAGAAAAGACACTCTTTTGAGTATTTAAGAACCATAGCACATTTAAGACCTAGAAGTAATGCTTTTTCTGCAGTATTTAGGGTACGTTCATTAGCTGCTTATGCTATCCATAAATTTTTTCAAGATAGAGGATTTGTATATGTACATACTCCTATAATAACAGGAAGTGACGCTGAAGGTGCAGGGGATATGTTTAGAGTAACAACTTTAGATTTATTAAATACACCTAAAACAGATGATGGAGAAATTGACTTTTCAAAAGATTTTTTCGGAAAAGAAACGAATCTTACTGTAAGTGGACAATTAGAAGGAGAAGCTTATGCATTAGCTTTTAGAAATATATATACTTTTGGACCAACTTTTAGAGCAGAAAATTCCAATACTACAAGACATGCTGCCGAGTTCTGGATGATAGAACCTGAAATAGCTTTTGCAGACTTAAAAGATGATATGGAATTAGCAGAAGACATGCTTAAATATATAATAAGATATGTTATGGAAAATGCACCAGAAGAAATGGAGTTTTTTAATTCTTTTGTAGATAAAGGATTAATAGAAAGACTTGAGAACATAGTGAATTCAGATTTTGAAACGATAACTTATACAGAAGCTGTAGATATTTTAGAGAAAGTTAATGATAAGTTTGATTATCCTGTAGAATGGGGATTAGACTTACAAACAGAACATGAAAGATATTTAACAGAAGAAGTATTTAAAAAGCCTGTATTTGTAACAGACTACCCTAAAGATATAAAAGCTTTTTATATGAGAATTAATGATGACAATAAAACTGTTGCAGCAATGGATTTATTAGTTCCAGGAATAGGTGAAATAATAGGTGGTAGCCAAAGGGAAGAAAGACTAGATGTATTAGAAGCTAGAATAAAAGAAATGGGAATGAATCTAGAAGATTATTGGTGGTACTTAGATCTAAGAAAATATGGTGGAACTAAGCATGCTGGATTTGGGCTAGGATTTGAAAGAGCAATAATGTATATGACAGGAATGAGTAATATTAGAGATGTTATTCCTTTCCCAAGAACAGTTAAATCAGCAGAATTTTAA